In Vulpes lagopus strain Blue_001 chromosome 15, ASM1834538v1, whole genome shotgun sequence, the sequence CGGGCACTGTGAGGACCGAGCCTCTGATCCGAGGCCTGCAAACCCAAGGGCACTTGGGAGACGGGGGAGCCGCACACGCACCAGTTAGGGGGCGACCGAGGGCTGACCTAGTGACTCGGGTCACGACCTCAGCCGATCGCAAAGCAGCACGTCTCTGATGCTCCGTAAATACGGTTTTATGACAAGCCGAGGGTCCTGGGCGTTCCGGAGCCAGGCCCGCGGCGCCCCCGCGCTCCCACCTGGGAGTACACCAGCACCAGGCACCACGCACCGTGCCGGGTTACGGGACGCTGCAGGCCTCGTTCCTGCCCACCTGTCCGGGGCCGGAGGTAGAGCTAACGAGGACGACGACGCCGCAGGACTTCACGGGGAGAGAGCGAGTGTGTGGACGGGGGCGAACCCCAGCTCCGTGACCTCGTAGAGGGGGCGCGCGCTCCGCTGCCTGCGCCGGGAAGAGCATCCTTGCCGGGAAGAGCATCCTTGCCGGGAAGAGCCTTTCCCTTCGGCGCGGCTGCAGGCGGCCCGGGGCCGCGTCCCGCCGGGGAAGCCCCGCCCTCCCTCCGGGGGTGTGGATCCACGAAGCCGGGAGCGCCCTGGGGGTCCCCAGGGCCGCCCCTCGCAAGCCTTGCTAGACCCGACTCCCGGCGCCCTGCGGCGGCCCCGCGGGACCGGGAGCACAGCCGCCGGGGGCTGTCCAAGGGCCTCGCTTCAGAGGGGACACCCCGGGGCGGCGCCGAGGCGGACGCACCTGTGGCAGAACAGGCAGGGCGTCTGCTGCTGGTCCTGCGGGAGCGCGGCCTCCGCCCCGGCCCCGTCCTCGGCCTCGTCCTCGGCCTCGTCCTCCCAGGCGGCCTCGTCCCCGCTGTCCGACAGCTCCGGCAGCTCGTCCTCCGCCGCCGCGGCGCCCCGGCCGCCTAGCACACGCGCACCGTCAGCCCTgcccgggccgcgccgccccgccctcccgccctcccgccgcccgggcccgccgcccccctcccccctcccgggACGCTCCCCGTGCGGCGCCGCGGCCTCCGCGCTGGGCGGCCGGGGGGCCGAGGGCCCGGGATACCCACCCGCGGCGCCCGACGCTAACGAGCACATGGCGGCGGGGAAGCCCGCGTCCGGgaccgggggcggggccgggggcggggacgAGCGCGAGCGCGAGCGCGCGGCGGGCACGGAACGCGGCCGGACTCCCCGGCGCCCGGAGACGCGAGGGCGCGCGCGCGGGCAGGGGGCCGCTTCCGGCCTCGGGGCCGCGGCTGTCGGTCACGTGAGGTGGTGGGCGGGGCGAGAGCGAGTGGGCGGGGCGGGTGGGCGGGCAGGGGGCCGCTTCCGGCTTCGGGGCCGCGGCTGTCGGTCACGTGCGGCGGGTGGGCGGGGCGAGGGCGAGTGGGCGGGGCGGGTGGGCGGGCAGGGGGCCGCTTCCGGCCTCGGGCCGCGGCTGTCGGTCACGTGCGGTGGGTGGGCGGGGTGATGGCCGCTTCCGGTCTCGGGCCGCGGCTGTCGGTCACGTGCGGCGGGTGGGCGGGGCgaaggagggtgggggcggggcgaggacgcgagccccgcccctcgccccgcccccgcccgctgGGTTGCTGGAGCGCGCGCCGTTGCCCGCCGATACGCGGCGGCGGCGTCTCTGCGCCTCCGGGCTCCGGGCCGCAGGCGGGGACCTCCCACTAACACCTGCCGCCGCGCGGGGAGGGCACGAGGCACCGCAAGGCCCGCGACGCCGCCGCCGCGGTTCTTCCACGGGCGCCGCGCCCTTTGTGTCCGTCGCTCGAGGACCGGGCGGCGCCCTCTggcggcggaggcggcgcggcgcgggccgGGGCTCGGGttcttgggctccctgcccccGGGGGCGGAGGGGCCTGCAGGAGCCGGTGGGGGCGCCCCCGAGCGCACGGAGGTCGAGGCCTGGAGGACGGAGGACGCTCGGGTCCAGGTGCTgcctccgggccccgcccccgccgctcgGTCGCTGACCCTGGAGCAGCGCCGCCCGCCGCCTCGGCGCGGACCCTGCAGGATGCGGACGGGGACGGAGTAGCCCCGAGCCGGGAGGAGGAAGGGACGGGGGCGTGACTCCCGCCTGAACGGCGCTGCCGGCTGGgcaggcccccgcccccgcccccgccccccccgcggcccTGCAGGCTCCACGTGACCCGACCCGGCGCCCCAGCCCTTCCCCCCGGTCACCCTCCTGCCGCTGACCTAGAGCTCACCCTTTTCACAGCTCAGCGCTTCTGCTAAGTGTAATCTGCAAAAACCACCATTTCTCAAGTTTCTGGTCATTCTAGCAGCCTTTAGTTTTTTGTGAGCGTGcaccatttgcttttatttaattttatcttgctGGTTTTGCTTGACCCCCAGCGCTGTGCCTCTCATTGCTCTGGCACAGGGCAGAGGCCCAACTCGTAGTAGGTGCTAGTAGGTGCTCTGTGACCAGCAGCCCAGCGGAAGTGCTGCCTCGTActgctgacccccccccccccccatataccCTTACCTGTAAGCTCCCAGAGGACAGAATCTACCAAGTACTAGTTTTGAGGTTTATCCTCAGATTGTCAGGACAGCCGCTGGCTGTCAGGCTGGACGTCTGCACCGCTGTACCCCCGGCCGCGCCCGGAGCACACAGGGAGCGCGCAGTGCGCTGCATTAACTAGCTCAAGGCCTCGGGTTACCTGGGCCCGTTCACCTGTTTGCTTTGTCCTTCCAACATCACCTCCCTCTCCAGCATGGGCCACCTTCTCTGTGTGTATAACACCTGGAGGGAAATCTGCAAAGTGCCTTGGTAACCCCCAGTGttaacaggaaaagaaataacacaCAGTCTAGACGGGTGATTGAGCCGGAATCTTGTCCCTTGAAGTTTGTGACTCCCCCACGATGATGCTGGGCTTGGGAGGGAGCAGCTTTGCTCTCTACTCCAAAGACGAACACACACCGATCCTCCCCCCTAACGTCCCGTGTTGTTCACTACTGAACGGGACCTGACAGAAGGTTTTGTGGGTAAGGAAGTAACAGAGAGAGGACGACTTAAAACTGGCCACTGAGGGCAGCTGCTTTTAGAGCCACAGGCCTCAGGATGTCCTCAGGGGTCCGCTGACTTCATGCCTCACTCCTTGGAATCCGTGCTTGTTATCACCCAAACATGCAGGCTCTTTAGAGTCCAGACCCAAAGGAACTCTGCCTGGCAGGAGGAAGATGTTCCTTTCCCACCCCTTCCTAAAATAGGTCTCTTTCCTGGGTGACTGACAATGGGAACGTTCAATCCCTTTTACAGATACACACCCTCAATTAAAGGGGATGGCCTTTATCCTCTAGGTGTCCACTGAAGCCTGAAATGTACCTGGCGTACTGTAGACCCTGTAAAAACCACCTGAATCATTCAAATCTGTTTCCCTCAGCACAGAAGTTAAGACACGTTTCATCACTATCCTTTGTTCCTGGATGGAAGGTTAACACCGTGTACTCCTCTGGACTTTGACCCTTCCTTCtgcatctttctttcctcttccatagTTTTTAAAGTGTGGCACCTTGACATACGCTTCTACTGGCTATGTGAACATTTTGTGGTTAATCACTTCTGGGATACTAGACcctataaaagaaaacaagtatttggattttattcatcCGTAGCATGTACTAATCTAGTCACTGTTAACTAGAACTTCCTGGAAATACAGATAACCAGAGGCTTTTGCAGAATGGTTAAAAACAATATAAGCTATGGGTCAGGTTGACTTGGGTTAGAATCCTGGTTGTGCCATTTCCTAGCTTCAGGTCTTTAGCGTTGGGCTCTTGGGCAAGGCATTTAACCacagtgagcctcagtttccccatctaagATACAGGGATGATAATAGCACCTATAAGGATTATAAGGATTGTTGAGGGTTACAAGACAGCATGGTAAAGGCTGGCACTTAGCAAGCACCTGATAAATGCTAGCCACCATTATAGCATCCCACTGGCCAAGACGCAGCATATTACCACTGATACTCAGACATTTTCTACCAATTTTCTAATGATCATCCAGGACTTGTCCATTTATCTTTCTTCCTATATTCAATTCTCCCATGAATTATACAAGCTCAGTAATatgacttttattatatattttgaacaaGTAGTAAGGCACAATGTTAAACTTACACAAATACAGCAGTCAGCACCAGGTAACGCAAAGACACGAAGGACAGTTTTATAACAGACCTCATCTGCAGAATATAGAAGGTTTGTGCTGCTGCTCTGACTGCAGACAAGCCTTTCAAAGCAGGCCTCCCCACCAGTGGTACCAGAACCACTAGAACCACTagaggaagctttaaaaaaaaaaaaaaaagccaacagatTCCTGTACTCATACCTTGAAGATTCTGCTCCAGAGGTTTGAGGGAGAGCCTACAAATCTCTACTTTGGAAAACTCCCTGGGTGACGTACATAGATGTAAGACCAGGCTCTGAACTGCTGATGCAGTTCACAATAGTTTTTGATTGGATCTGGGCAGCTGAGACTAGTGAAACCACagttaaaaaacacaataacttTTTTTAGACCCTGAAAGTACCAATTAGGCAGTGGGTGTTGCGTTTTACACAGGAAGCATTTCTCCGGCATGGTCATGGTTTGAGACAGCTGTCGGCTTTCCCCAGGTCATGGATGGCCTTATTATCCAGCAGTTCTTTCTTCTTGCAGCTTGGGCTCACTGCGTTGTTCAGCATTGCCCTAACCACAGTCACCACTGGCACAGAGTGCCCACTGGCCCAAGATTCTGGTAGGGAGCCAAAGAATTTCCTAACCAACCATTCACTTGGGCGTGATTCTTGCCTATCACACAGTAGAActctaaagagagaaagaaaagcagagcaagAGATGGTTTATTGTCTTCAGACCATAGACAGTGTTTTGAACTGTTAAGTACTCACCCGGCCAAATTCATGGTaaagccctaatccccagtgtgggTGTATTTGAACACAGTGCATTTACAGGGATCATTAACATTAAATTAGGTCCTAAGGGTGGGACCTTGATCTGATAGGACTGGTATCCTtacagaagagggagagatatCAGATACCTCTCcacatgcacacagaggaaagaccatgtcaGGACACAGAAGGCCATctacaaaccaggaagagggGCCTCAGCAGACACTAACTCTGATGgcacttctagcctccagaattgtgagaaagtaaatttctgttgctgACACCTCTCAgtctgttatggcagcctgaacaGATTCATACAATGGGTGAATGGTTTTATTTGGTGAatgaagaggattttttttttcaaggcagcAAACGCCACCCAGAAAATTCCAGATTACCCTGAACCTGGCACCAACAAACTGTCTACTCTTTCCTCCAAAGCCAGAAAATATGTTCTTCAGAGAAGCAATCCACCTCCAGCCAACTTCTTTCATATCTTAGATATCTTAATTGTCAGCCTCTTCAAATAGAAAACTAACTTCTAGGGAACAACGAACAGTGGTGTGCTGTTAGGCAGTATGAAGACTTACCCAGGCCTGAACACAGAGTAACGATCAAATTGTAACTCTTCAACCCTAGCTTCCACTTCTCCCTAGTAATAAAAACCACATTTTAGTATTTAATCAAGAAGACCAATTTACTGTAATGCTTAAGAGGGAATAACTTGGGGTTTTGAAGATAATCTGCTTCTGTGGGTGTCAATAATTTTAAGTATCCTTATCTAGAATTTGAGATTCTGGGAAGTTAAGGAAGAGATCGTTTATCCTGATAGGCAGTAGAGAGTTAAAAATGATGTCCTGAATGAGAGGATGGCTACATAGTCCAGCCTCTCATGTAACTGATTTTAAAAcagatctagggatccctgggtggcgcagcggtttagcgcctgcctttggcccagggcgtgatcctggagacctggaatcgaatcccacgttgggctcccggtgcatggagcctgcttctccctctgcctgtgtctctgcctctctctctctctctgtgtgactatcataaataaataaaaattaaaaaaaataaataaaacagatctaGTGAGTAAGTAACATGTTAGGAGTGCAACCATAAATGAATAACCTCCCCTTAGTCTAGAATTAGTGTTGCAAGTTGATGGACACCAACTTTTTGTTGGTAGTTCCAAGGGGTCAGAAGACCCACAGATGTCTTCCTAACAAATTCCCATCAAATTTCAAGAAACAGTGAGATTACATCCATATGATGGTTTTAAAGTAAATTTGTTAAACCATGAATCTTCATCCAGGCATCTCTAAGAACAGAAATGCCCGAGGAGCTCAGGCCATAGGGGCCTTGTGAATTCAGTGGCATGCTCTCCTCTTTCTTGGCCTGTTCATATTATTCATTTGGCATTTCACCCGATGTATCACATAATCTtgggtagaattttaaaaaaccttctaaaaattaattattttctagaTTGTTGTGCCATCTTCACCACAATCTAAGTTTAGAATTTTCtttacccccctcccccccgcccaaaAACCAATTAGCACTCACTCCGGTTCCCCTCCCCCAAGCCCTAGCCAACCATTAATCTTtatgtctctatagatttgcctatcctgggtatttcatataaatggaatcatacaagttgtggccttttgtgaccggcctctctctcttaaaagagcatgttttcaaggttcacccacGTTATAGCATGTATCATGCCTTTATACAGTTGAATAATATGCTTTTCTACGCATATAccagattttattcatctattcatcagctgatgggtatttgggttgtttccactctGGCAAttatggataatgctgctatgaatatttcaTATACAAGTGTTTATTTGGACAAATCTCTTAGCTTTTACAAAGATATGTTTTGTCTCTATTAGCGGGTTCATAGAAGAGTTAACATAGCAGGCTAGACTGTGCCTGCTTGCAAAGCTGACCTCTGGCTTGTGTCTGGGAACTTGGATTTCAGGACCATCCCCATCATTACCTAACAGATAGGGTAGCTTACAGTGCCTAAACTACCTGTACAATGGGCTTAtgctgaacacctgctttccttttGGAAGTTTGTAATTTTTCCAGGCTCAGGGTGACAATGTGATTGACCCCATCAAAACTCTGAACTCCAGGGCTCAGGggaatttctctcattttctcaacACTCATTGCTGAAGAAATTAAGCATGTGTGACTCTACTGAGAGAAGACTCTGGGAAGCTCTTATCTATTTCTTCTGGACTTCATTCCATGCACCCCTTCCCTTTACTGACTTTGCTTTATAGCCTTTCGTTGTAATAAATCATTGCTGTTAATATAACTATGTGCTGAGTATTGTGAAACCTATCAAATTACCACACTTGGGGCTAGGCTTGGGGAATCCCCAAACAAGCAGCTTAGAGATACCTTGAGGGCAAGAGCCATACCCAATAATAAACAATCATCTACTCTGGAAAAGTTTAAGAATCATTGCCTCAAAGTCTCTTCTAATACTGATTCCATGCTGCTATTCAAGATCAGAGCTGTCACAACACATTTCATGATTATTAGATAAAGAACAGGGGGAAAGAAGTTGGAAATTATCTTTCAAATCACTCCTGTTTACTAAATATATCCCTGCAAAAATCAGTCCCTGCCCtataaaaaatgcataatataatgcacttaatgcatttatttctgtattatttagcATTTTACATTATTTAGTATTGCCAATTAGCCAGGGTGCTCTAAAGTATTTGAAAGATAGAAATGTGCACCAACCTTAACTTGCAGATATAAAAAATTGCTTGACTTATCAGCTCCTTTAGAGGACAGCAAGTTAAAATGTTTGCACCCTCCAGCTTTTGCCAGCTCCGCAGACTTGAAGACATAATCTCGATCGACACGAACAAATCCTTCCTGAAGGGGAGAAGGATGTGAGTTATTTCCAGAAAGCTGTGAGTTCATCTTAAAGATTACTACTCAGGTTGGGTGGCAGGCTAGGAAGCCTGAGGGGGAATGGAGATCTAAATAAAACGCATCCAAGCATAGACCCTGGGAAAGGTTCCAAGTGTAATCCTCAGGATAGACAGACCAGCTTTGGCAGCAAAGCCAGTAAAAAAACAAGGacgggggaaaaataaaacaaaaaaacaaggacagTGACATTGAGATATAGACACCAAACAAATCTgcaaggagagaaaggaacaagAAGATCAGGCTGAGAAATGGCCTTAAATTACAcatttctatgtcttttcatAACTTGTCAATTCTTGACTTTTTCTGCGTCAGCTCTAATGGGCAGGGGTCTCAGGGTATAGCCAAGAACTCTATCCCAGCACTATCAGAACAAAGtctatttaatttctaatttttgtgtatattttacaacATACCTCACATATCAGTAAAGAGTGTATCCtcgctttttttttaaatggcagatATATAATCAAGAATGTGTGGGGACCCCTGGTCTAGACTCAGTCCAGTGAGGGTAATTAGTAGTAGGGTCTTTCTTCTTAATTCATATCTCAGCATCAATGTATGCCCAGGACATGATAAGTactctaaaaatatttagatgaatgaattaaaagtccaatgaaagcagaaaaaaggCAAATCCAATTAGAGAGGGGGGGAAACAAAGAGCCAAATGGCAATAAATAGGAGGAATGGGGAGGATGGTACAAACAACAGAACGTAAACTCATCTCCAGGACCTAATATGGGGGACACGTGTGTACCGGGACAAGAGAATGCTACTAAGCAACAGCGTCTCAGGACCACCACAAATGCTGGCATCCTCCAATTCCAGAGTGCTGGGACGAGTCTTAAAGCCTAGTGAAGCTGAGCTTCATAAATACCCACAACTAACTATGTAATGAGGTTTTCTATGACGGTTCCAAATCTGAAGACTTTACCAccctaatgatttttaaaagtttgtaaaaagattttatttatttattcatgagagaggcagagacacaggcagagggagaagcaggttccctgcggggggcggagcctgatgctgaacttgatcccaggactctgggatcacaacttgagccaaaggtaagatattcaaccactaagccacccaggcgtcccaatgatTTGTCCTAGGGTACTTATTGatcctaaatgttttatttcataagaAGATGTGTGTCTTGTACCTCAGGAATCATCACATCCAACTCCTTCATTAGGGAGATGTGAAAACAAGGACCAGTGGTCTGGTGACCTTCCGGCTAAGAAGAGAAAGCTGAGAGCAGAATGCATATTCTTGACTCTGAGCAGTGCTCTCTACTGGACCCCTCTTCCTTCTTATCTCACAATGCCTCTAGCTAACGAGAAGGACTCATTCATAACTGGGGTGGCCCCACAAAGATGTCCACGTGCTGATCCCCATACCTGTGAATATGTCAGGTTACACAGCACAGGGGAATTTAGGCTGCaggtggaattaaggttgctaatcaaaGGACTTTAAAATACGATTATTCTGTATTATCCAACTAGGCCCAAcgtaatcacaagagtccttaaaggtggaaaagggaaggagaaaggggaagagctATGTACAGAGTGACAGCACTCAGTCCCTTGTTGCTGGCCCTGAAATGAAGAAGAGGAGcatgaaccaaggaatgcaggcGGCCTCTGGATtccccccagagcctccagaaggaaagagagccctgccaataccttgattttaccTCAGCGAAATCCATTTCCAATGTCTCACTTAGAGAACTGTAAGATGATACATTCATGCTGTTTTTAGCCACTAAATTTGGGACCATTTGTTACAAAGGCAAGATGAAACTAagagttttcagttttaaaacaatGGGCCCGAGCAACCTTTTTCAAACCTGCATGGAagatcataaaagaaaacatattctaAATACagagcttgatgaattttcatcAACTGAACAGCCTCTGCAAACAACTCCCAGATCAAGAACTAGAATGTCACCCTTACCCCAAAAGCCTCTCCTGTCCTCCTCTGTCATCAGTGCAATTTTTTAACCACACCTACTACCTGCAGGGCAGGGTTAGTTTCACGCAAACTTCACGCTTTACCCACACATCACCACCATCTCCTTCCCTGTTGTACACCTGCACGTTGGATCCTCACAGCAGACCCGCCTACACCGTGATTCAGCTCACGATGCTGCTTTTACGCCAGTGTGAGGCAACCCACGTTTACTACTCAGCTCATCCTGAGAGAGGGATGGGATTCTCCTTAGAGCCATCTTCCGAATTGAGATTTTACATGTGCTGAAAGTGTGCCAAGAAAAACAGTCCAAAGGGACACAGAAAAATCCTAAAGCCCTCGGCTTCTCTTCCCCATCTATCTCTTCCCCTTGCTCCAACTCCCCAAACTCTGATTTCAAGAACAGGTTCATTATTCACAATGAAGTCACAGAGCTGACTagtgaaataaattccttttcgtCTTTGCTGCTGTTGAAGCACTACTTCTTAGAAGCGGTATCATAGTTGTCTCTGTTAAAATGCGTATTCTTTCAtcagcttctttaaaaataaaggaaagattCAGCCAATCACAAGTCCCTGGACCGACGCTGTCTCTCTCGCTTAATCCAGGGCCAGTAAAGGGATAATTTGATTAAACGGAGACCCTAATTTATTTGGCTTTAGTTCTGGATCAATCTCTCCTTAATAGAGTCCTG encodes:
- the HTATIP2 gene encoding oxidoreductase HTATIP2 isoform X3: MAGTPALPKLREDFRMQNKSVFILGASGETGRVLLREILEQNLFSKVTLIGRRRLAFDDEAYKNVNQEVVDFEKLDDYASAFQGHDVGFCCLGTTRKKAGAEGFVRVDRDYVFKSAELAKAGGCKHFNLLSSKGADKSSNFLYLQVKGEVEARVEELQFDRYSVFRPGVLLCDRQESRPSEWLVRKFFGSLPESWASGHSVPVVTVVRAMLNNAVSPSCKKKELLDNKAIHDLGKADSCLKP
- the HTATIP2 gene encoding oxidoreductase HTATIP2 isoform X2, which translates into the protein MGPGGQEPRGRGEALRSGPAALSAAAAAAAAAALALVAALLLLRREDAGPGTGCSMAGTPALPKLREDFRMQNKSVFILGASGETGRVLLREILEQNLFSKVTLIGRRRLAFDDEAYKNVEGFVRVDRDYVFKSAELAKAGGCKHFNLLSSKGADKSSNFLYLQVKGEVEARVEELQFDRYSVFRPGVLLCDRQESRPSEWLVRKFFGSLPESWASGHSVPVVTVVRAMLNNAVSPSCKKKELLDNKAIHDLGKADSCLKP